The genomic window CATCCGCATCCGATGGGCCCCGACGGCCCGCAAGGAGTTCAAGGGCATGAGTGAAGAACCCAAGCTGGAGGAGCTCGACCGGCTCATCTCGGTGGGCAAGCAGAAGGGCTTCCTCACCTACGACGAGGTGAACGACGCTCTGCCGTCGGACATCGTGTCGCTCGACCAGCTGGACGACATCATGATGATGTTCGGCGCCATGGACATCGAGGTAGTCGACTCCGCCAAGGCGGGGCGCCTGCCGTCCGAGGTCGGCCGCGAGCGCCAGCCCCAGCAGGCCGACGACGACGACGACGGGCCCGCTGAGCCGATCGACCTCACGCCCGGCCCGGTGGGCCGCACCGAGGATCCCGTGCGCCTCTACCTGCGCGAGATGGGCCGCGTGGCCCTGCTCACGCGCGAGGGCGAGATCGCCCTGGCCAAGCGCATCGAGGAGGGCAAGAACCAGGTCACGGTGGCCATCCTCAGCACCAACCTGGCCCT from Candidatus Methylomirabilota bacterium includes these protein-coding regions:
- a CDS encoding RNA polymerase sigma factor region1.1 domain-containing protein — encoded protein: MSEEPKLEELDRLISVGKQKGFLTYDEVNDALPSDIVSLDQLDDIMMMFGAMDIEVVDSAKAGRLPSEVGRERQPQQADDDDDGPAEPIDLTPGPVGRTEDPVRLYLREMGRVALLTREGEIALAKRIEEGKNQVTVAILSTNLALERFRELRELLRNGDISIKEVVDVNEEEFTEEKEIELTRTVVNAFGGVDRLLRERDQLVDKAR